Genomic window (Candidatus Poribacteria bacterium):
ATCCCGTCCTTTATCCTGGGAACCACCAAGGGGTTCAATAGAACTGTAACCTTCCAGTGACATTAAGGCACTGCAAAGTCGCTCAAATTCAAAATGATCTGTGACTTCTTGGAGACAAGAAATTGTTGGATTTACTGCCATTTTCTTTTAAATCACCCTAATTTCTATGCTGGTTATGAAACTGAACTATTTAATATGATAACCTAATCTCTATTGGTTTTTCAAGGTGATTTAATTTTAGCCTTCTGCCAACAAAATTCGCTCGACTCTCTCTTTCGCCTGTCCCACAACAGTATCGGCTTCTTGTCGCAGTTGTTTAGCACGATTGCGAGTACTGGTGATATAATCAGCGATTTCAGCCTGCTTTTCAATTGATGGCTTTGGAATGATTAACTCCTTAAAGAATTCACTTGAAACCCTTTGCTGTCCAGCAGAACCTGTGAAATGTAGTG
Coding sequences:
- a CDS encoding restriction endonuclease subunit S → MGKNHAVYGKWKSAVVDNLKEGIGCGSTEFHVFRALEGINIRYIHALLHLKSLREHAALHFTGSAGQQRVSSEFFKELIIPKPSIEKQAEIADYITSTRNRAKQLRQEADTVVGQAKERVERILLAEG